In Cryptococcus gattii WM276 chromosome A, complete sequence, one genomic interval encodes:
- a CDS encoding cytosolic large ribosomal subunit protein, putative (Similar to TIGR gene model, INSD accession AAW41991.1), with protein sequence MRPLTEEETKAVFEKLANYIGKNLVHLIDRDEDDEYCFRLHKDRVYYLPLPMLHLATSVARPNLVSLGTCFGKFSKTGKFKLGITCLDYLAKYAKYKVWIKPSGELPFLYGNHVAKAHLGRITEDTPEHQGVVVYNMSDVPLGFGVTARSTLDTRKLEPTGIIVFHQADVGEFLRDEDTMF encoded by the exons ATGAGGCCCTTaacagaggaagagacaAAGGCTGTATTCGAAAAGCTCGCAAACTACATCGGAAAGAACCTCGTTCACCTCATTGACAGggatgaggatgacgaGTACTGCTTCCGTCTTCACAAAGATAG GGTGTACTATCTTCCGCTTCCCATGCTCCACCTGGCTACTTCTGTTGCCCGACCTAACCTCGTCTCTCTCGGTACATGTTTCGGTAAATTCTCGAAGACTGGCAAATTCAAGCTCGGTATAACATGTCTGGACTATCTCGCTAAGTACGCAAAATACAAG GTCTGGATCAAGCCTTCTGGAGAACTCCCATTCCTTTACGGTAATCACGTCGCCAAAGCGCATTTGGGAAGGATAACGGAAGATACACCTGAGCATCAGGGTGTGGTGGTGTACAATATGTCGGATGTGCCTTTA GGGTTCGGAGTAACAGCCCGTTCAACACTTGATACTCGTAAACTCGAACCGACAGGTATCATCGTCTTCCACCAAGCGGATGTTGGAGAATTCTTGCGTGATGAAGATACCATGTTCTAA